From one bacterium genomic stretch:
- a CDS encoding metallophosphoesterase gives MNGEIRFAHLSDWHATTLAGGGLDRFRGKRLSGWASWALNRRRFHDPAILDAAIRDVQAQGVERVLVTGDLTHISLEQEFEVAAGQLARLGSPEEVFLIPGNHDCYVRTDPARSWDHWAAYLRGAGPDALPPGLGALASPEPPKGRAPIHADYPTLRIHGRLAVIGLCSSIPTPVFVAGGQLGPTQLDRLERLLAALGDEGYFRVLLIHHPIAKGSEPARRALWDGEALCAVLGRTGAELVLHGHKHRRRLHRVPGPDGPVPIVGVPSSSEVGSKPGKRAQYHLYTVRERDGGRLRLDAEIRGYDAASGRFEAVAESLLG, from the coding sequence TTGAACGGCGAGATCCGTTTCGCGCACCTCTCGGACTGGCACGCCACGACCCTCGCGGGGGGCGGCCTCGACCGGTTTCGCGGCAAGCGCCTCTCGGGCTGGGCTTCATGGGCCCTCAATCGCCGGCGCTTCCACGACCCCGCGATCCTCGACGCCGCCATTCGTGACGTGCAGGCCCAGGGCGTCGAGCGGGTCCTCGTGACCGGGGATCTGACCCACATCTCGCTCGAGCAGGAGTTCGAGGTCGCCGCGGGACAGCTCGCCCGGCTGGGCTCTCCGGAAGAGGTCTTCCTGATTCCGGGCAACCACGACTGTTATGTCCGGACCGACCCCGCGCGGTCCTGGGATCATTGGGCAGCGTATCTCCGAGGTGCCGGGCCGGACGCGCTTCCGCCGGGGCTCGGCGCGCTCGCTTCTCCGGAGCCACCGAAGGGCCGCGCGCCCATCCACGCCGACTATCCGACGCTGCGGATCCATGGCCGCCTCGCGGTGATCGGTCTCTGCTCCTCGATTCCGACGCCGGTCTTCGTCGCCGGAGGACAGCTCGGACCGACGCAGCTCGATCGGCTGGAACGTCTGCTCGCCGCGCTCGGGGATGAGGGCTATTTCCGCGTGCTGCTCATCCATCACCCGATCGCGAAGGGGAGCGAGCCGGCGCGTCGGGCGCTCTGGGACGGCGAGGCGCTCTGTGCGGTGCTCGGGCGGACCGGCGCGGAGCTCGTCCTGCACGGCCACAAGCACCGCCGAAGGCTCCATCGCGTCCCCGGTCCCGACGGCCCCGTTCCGATCGTCGGCGTCCCGTCTTCGTCGGAGGTCGGGAGCAAGCCCGGCAAGCGCGCGCAGTACCACCTGTACACCGTCAGGGAACGCGATGGCGGGCGCCTTCGCCTCGACGCCGAGATCCGTGGCTACGACGCGGCGAGTGGCCGCTTCGAGGCCGTGGCGGAATCGCTTCTCGGCTGA
- a CDS encoding nucleotidyltransferase family protein, producing MSSEAAGASAGALGAPGGNPGVVGPRQAVVLAGRRSGQDALAEAAGAAHRALLEIEGEPMLLRVVRFLLTRSSLERVLVNIDRPDLVEALPGWAPLVDSGRVALLRSTDSPSRSVLESLDAAGLEHGPVLVTTADHALLDDAMLDAFFAGCEDGTDLCLGLVPSATIRARFPAAKRTYLPFRDERYSGANLFYFRTPASRAAAEFWQRVEHDRKQPWKLARAFGLVNLALFVTRRLDLAGAMDRASRVIGARVHAVRLPIAEAAVDVDKIEDLELVRSILATR from the coding sequence TTGTCTTCGGAGGCCGCAGGCGCCTCCGCGGGGGCCCTGGGCGCGCCGGGAGGCAACCCCGGCGTCGTGGGCCCGCGTCAGGCGGTCGTCCTCGCCGGCCGACGAAGCGGGCAGGACGCCCTCGCCGAGGCGGCGGGCGCGGCGCATCGCGCGCTCCTCGAGATCGAGGGGGAACCGATGCTCCTCCGCGTCGTGCGGTTCCTGTTGACCCGCTCCTCCCTCGAGCGCGTCCTGGTCAACATCGACCGGCCGGATCTCGTCGAAGCCCTGCCCGGCTGGGCACCGCTCGTGGATTCCGGTCGCGTGGCCCTCCTGCGGAGCACCGACTCCCCGAGCCGCAGCGTACTCGAGAGCCTCGACGCGGCGGGCCTCGAGCACGGGCCGGTGCTGGTCACCACCGCGGACCACGCGCTGCTCGACGACGCGATGCTCGACGCGTTCTTCGCGGGCTGCGAAGACGGGACGGATCTCTGCCTGGGGCTCGTGCCCAGCGCGACGATCCGGGCGCGCTTTCCGGCGGCGAAGCGGACCTATCTCCCGTTCCGGGACGAACGCTATTCCGGTGCGAATCTCTTCTACTTCCGGACGCCGGCGAGCCGTGCGGCGGCGGAGTTCTGGCAGCGCGTCGAGCACGACCGCAAGCAGCCGTGGAAGCTCGCCCGGGCGTTCGGCCTCGTGAACCTCGCGCTCTTCGTCACGCGACGACTCGACCTCGCCGGCGCGATGGACCGCGCCTCCCGCGTGATCGGTGCCAGGGTCCACGCCGTCCGCCTTCCGATCGCCGAAGCCGCGGTCGACGTCGACAAGATCGAGGACCTCGAGCTCGTCCGCTCGATCCTCGCGACCCGTTAG
- the kdsA gene encoding 3-deoxy-8-phosphooctulonate synthase: protein MRIGKIPVGDGAPLVLICGLNVLENEADAIEVARTIQQLAEKHDFPLVFKASFDKANRSRHDSFRGPGIDEGLRILKSVKKETGLPILTDVHEPEQPKLAAEVADIIQVPAFLMRQTDLIAACAAAGIAVNLKKGQFIAPHDMCHAVDKLKHYGCEDILVTDRGTCFGYNNLVTDMQGLVAMRDFAPVCFDATHAVQYPGANGGSSGGDRRFVAPLARAAVAAGIDALFVETHPDLEAAPCDGPSQISFEELDRLLAEVRAIDSALRNLG, encoded by the coding sequence ATGCGGATTGGCAAGATTCCGGTCGGAGACGGCGCACCGCTCGTCCTGATCTGTGGCCTGAACGTGCTCGAGAACGAGGCGGACGCGATCGAAGTCGCCCGCACGATTCAGCAGCTCGCGGAGAAGCACGACTTCCCGTTGGTCTTCAAGGCCTCCTTCGACAAGGCCAACCGATCCCGCCACGACTCCTTCCGCGGCCCGGGCATCGACGAGGGTCTGCGCATCCTGAAGTCCGTGAAGAAGGAGACGGGGCTCCCGATCCTCACGGACGTGCACGAGCCCGAACAGCCGAAGCTCGCCGCCGAGGTCGCCGACATCATCCAGGTGCCGGCCTTCCTGATGCGTCAGACCGACCTGATCGCGGCCTGCGCCGCGGCCGGCATCGCCGTCAATCTCAAGAAGGGCCAGTTCATCGCACCGCACGACATGTGCCATGCGGTCGACAAGCTCAAGCACTACGGCTGCGAGGACATCCTCGTGACCGATCGCGGCACGTGCTTCGGGTACAACAACCTGGTCACCGACATGCAGGGCCTCGTCGCCATGCGCGACTTCGCCCCGGTCTGCTTCGACGCGACCCACGCGGTCCAGTACCCGGGTGCCAATGGCGGGTCGTCGGGTGGCGATCGACGCTTCGTCGCCCCGCTCGCGCGCGCCGCCGTCGCGGCCGGAATCGACGCGCTCTTCGTCGAGACCCACCCGGACCTCGAAGCCGCCCCCTGTGACGGCCCGAGCCAGATCAGCTTCGAAGAGCTCGATCGCCTCCTCGCCGAGGTCCGCGCCATCGACTCCGCCCTCCGCAACCTCGGCTAG
- a CDS encoding mitochondrial fission ELM1 family protein has product MAASNPTEPETPPTDVRPEFAPARAIREAMETVVLPVRPGAAPSSSPPVEIYLGTEPAQYRANRVFVWSIEKVRDPGREVRIHLMSELPGFDRKGWTTGFTNYRFAIPAFQEGRGRAIYNDEDQIYLTDPGVLFDLDLEGAAHLSISDTESSVMLVDCERMAPVWSLAEAQRGWKRSLLRKASAATGLRGALDPGWNARDEEFEPGQSHLLHYTTLHTQPWRPFPERFVYQRGSYTQLWHDLEREAIEAGFELFRRHAPSRAFEAWLERLRGLPVSDMGSGIGIAGELAHAVESLTRRTKSRSLVEVQPDLRGDDAQNPGRFGLDTERRVGLLEFLAGADEDERFDAVLCVDGLEAIPVWDIPWVVEALFQRARRFVYVAVRTPESAPRRRFLLPPQGTTHTLAWWQSHFEAAARRHPDVAWELMAARGNAFDADRIVVRTGGPRPDPSPPLVWTISDGAPGNDVQVQALAEALGVPHRALRPRLGARSRWWPNGSRGAHLDGLEGDAASAGLEAPWPDLAIVAGRRAAPIARWIRERARGRTKIVALGPKVATPIEAVDLAITPRGANLFPHPNRIEVERPFVSEGPTSEERARWQERIDALPGRKLLVSIGSGTRRLGLDRSSATALGRLVAESAVDLGVSVLVSASRHADAEIFEGVLAGLGRPAFVHRETPDQRSEERPWRTLVAAADVHVLVGLGETSLTELCASGRPVFLAPQLRGGRTLWARLRDAVMQAVVDRAPARPSNDRGTTRPQEGLELLAAKAIDRGWLRPRRDAEALRGRLVRAGHARLLRAPIRATDLEGFAGPPEDETRAALARIRALLGLADDTTGSPERERGRERLPERDRSRER; this is encoded by the coding sequence ATGGCCGCCTCGAATCCGACCGAGCCCGAGACCCCTCCGACCGACGTGCGCCCCGAGTTCGCCCCGGCCCGGGCGATCCGCGAGGCGATGGAGACGGTCGTGCTTCCCGTGCGGCCCGGCGCGGCGCCGAGCTCGTCGCCGCCCGTCGAGATCTATCTCGGGACCGAGCCGGCCCAGTACCGCGCCAATCGCGTCTTCGTCTGGTCGATCGAGAAGGTGCGTGATCCCGGTCGCGAGGTCCGAATCCACCTCATGTCGGAGCTGCCCGGCTTCGACCGCAAGGGCTGGACGACGGGCTTCACCAACTACCGCTTCGCGATTCCCGCGTTCCAGGAGGGGCGGGGACGCGCGATCTACAACGACGAGGACCAGATCTACCTGACGGATCCCGGCGTGCTCTTCGATCTCGATCTCGAAGGCGCCGCCCACCTGTCGATCTCGGACACCGAGTCCTCCGTCATGCTCGTCGACTGCGAGCGCATGGCGCCGGTCTGGAGCCTGGCGGAGGCCCAGCGCGGCTGGAAGCGATCGCTGCTGCGCAAGGCGTCCGCCGCGACCGGGCTGCGCGGGGCGCTCGATCCGGGCTGGAACGCCCGGGACGAGGAGTTCGAGCCGGGCCAGAGTCACCTCCTCCACTACACGACGCTGCACACGCAGCCCTGGCGCCCCTTTCCGGAGCGCTTCGTCTATCAGCGCGGGTCCTACACACAGCTGTGGCACGACCTCGAACGCGAAGCGATCGAGGCGGGCTTCGAACTCTTCCGTCGCCACGCTCCGAGCCGCGCATTCGAGGCCTGGCTCGAACGCCTGCGCGGGCTGCCCGTCAGCGACATGGGGAGCGGGATCGGCATCGCCGGCGAGTTGGCTCACGCCGTCGAGAGCCTCACGCGCCGGACGAAGTCGCGGAGCCTCGTCGAGGTCCAGCCCGATCTTCGCGGCGACGATGCCCAGAACCCCGGCCGGTTCGGGCTCGACACCGAGCGGCGCGTGGGTCTGCTCGAGTTCCTGGCCGGCGCCGACGAGGACGAACGCTTCGACGCCGTGCTCTGCGTGGACGGGCTCGAGGCGATCCCGGTCTGGGACATCCCCTGGGTCGTCGAGGCGCTCTTCCAGCGCGCCCGCCGCTTCGTCTACGTCGCCGTCCGAACGCCCGAGAGTGCCCCGCGAAGGCGATTCCTTCTGCCGCCGCAGGGCACGACGCACACCCTCGCCTGGTGGCAGAGCCACTTCGAGGCCGCCGCGAGGCGTCACCCCGACGTCGCCTGGGAGCTGATGGCCGCTCGCGGCAATGCCTTCGATGCCGACCGGATCGTGGTTCGGACCGGCGGGCCGCGCCCGGATCCGTCTCCGCCGCTCGTCTGGACGATCTCCGACGGGGCGCCGGGCAACGACGTCCAGGTCCAGGCGCTGGCGGAGGCCCTCGGAGTGCCCCATCGCGCGCTCCGTCCGCGGCTCGGCGCGCGATCCCGCTGGTGGCCCAACGGCTCCCGGGGTGCCCATCTCGACGGCCTCGAGGGCGATGCCGCGTCGGCCGGTCTCGAAGCCCCCTGGCCCGACCTGGCGATCGTGGCGGGGCGTCGCGCCGCGCCGATCGCGCGGTGGATCCGGGAGCGTGCGCGAGGCCGGACGAAGATCGTCGCTCTCGGACCGAAGGTCGCGACGCCGATCGAGGCCGTCGATCTCGCGATCACCCCGCGCGGCGCGAACCTCTTCCCCCACCCGAACCGGATCGAGGTCGAGCGCCCCTTCGTGTCGGAGGGGCCGACTTCGGAGGAGAGGGCGCGTTGGCAGGAGCGGATCGACGCGCTGCCGGGGCGCAAGCTGCTCGTCTCGATCGGCAGCGGCACGCGTCGGCTCGGTCTCGACCGGAGTTCGGCGACGGCGCTCGGACGGCTCGTCGCCGAGAGCGCGGTCGATCTCGGGGTGTCCGTCCTCGTCTCGGCGAGTCGGCACGCGGACGCGGAGATCTTCGAAGGCGTCCTGGCCGGTCTCGGTCGCCCCGCCTTCGTCCACCGCGAGACCCCGGACCAGCGCAGCGAGGAGCGGCCCTGGCGAACCCTCGTGGCCGCGGCCGACGTGCATGTCCTCGTCGGGCTCGGCGAGACCAGCCTGACCGAGCTCTGCGCCTCCGGCCGCCCGGTCTTCCTCGCCCCGCAGCTGCGCGGCGGGCGCACGCTCTGGGCGCGGCTGCGCGATGCGGTCATGCAGGCGGTCGTCGACCGGGCCCCGGCGCGACCGTCCAACGACCGGGGAACGACGCGACCCCAGGAAGGACTGGAGCTCCTGGCCGCGAAGGCGATCGATCGCGGCTGGCTTCGGCCGCGCCGAGACGCCGAAGCGCTGCGCGGTCGACTGGTGCGGGCCGGTCATGCCCGCCTGCTCCGCGCGCCGATTCGCGCGACGGACCTCGAGGGCTTCGCCGGGCCGCCCGAAGACGAGACCCGCGCGGCGCTCGCGCGCATCCGCGCGCTGCTGGGCCTCGCCGACGACACGACCGGATCGCCCGAGCGGGAGCGCGGCAGGGAACGCCTGCCGGAGCGGGACAGGAGCAGGGAACGATGA
- a CDS encoding acyl-CoA dehydrogenase family protein translates to MKRTIFTEEHDLFRAEFRRFVETEFMPHAEEWHEAGISPRWAWEKMGEAGFLGANQPEEYGGAGGDFLYDAIIMEELADLRLHSLQASLHTNICMPYLTTFATEEQKQKWLVPAIEGKCLLAIAMTEPSTGSDLASVQTKAIRDGDHYVLNGAKTFISCGQNADLVIVVCKTDPDVSPPHDGMSLLLVEAGTPGFEKGRNLKKLGLKGQDTSELSFVDCRVPAENLLGGEGRGFKMLMEKLQQERLCIGIASVASARRSLQDTIDYVKERKAFGKPIGTFQNTQFKLAEMQTEVEIGQAFVDKLLVAHVNGDEIVSEVSMSKWWASDLQKKVAAECLQLFGGYGFMDEYPISRDYADAAVQSIYAGSNEIMKVIIAKRMGLG, encoded by the coding sequence ATGAAACGAACGATCTTCACCGAGGAGCACGACCTCTTCCGCGCCGAGTTCCGGCGCTTCGTCGAGACGGAGTTCATGCCGCACGCGGAGGAGTGGCACGAGGCCGGGATCTCGCCGCGCTGGGCGTGGGAGAAGATGGGCGAGGCGGGGTTCCTCGGCGCCAACCAGCCCGAGGAGTACGGCGGCGCGGGCGGAGACTTCCTCTACGACGCGATCATCATGGAGGAGCTCGCGGACCTGCGGCTCCACTCGCTCCAGGCGTCTCTGCACACGAACATCTGCATGCCCTACCTCACGACCTTCGCGACCGAGGAGCAGAAGCAGAAGTGGCTCGTGCCCGCGATCGAAGGCAAGTGCCTGCTCGCGATCGCGATGACCGAGCCCTCGACCGGCTCCGACCTGGCGAGCGTCCAGACCAAGGCGATTCGCGACGGGGACCACTACGTCCTGAACGGCGCGAAGACCTTCATCTCTTGCGGACAGAACGCGGATCTCGTGATCGTCGTCTGCAAGACCGACCCGGACGTCTCGCCGCCCCACGACGGCATGAGCCTCCTGCTCGTCGAGGCCGGGACGCCCGGCTTCGAGAAGGGCCGGAACCTGAAGAAGCTCGGCCTCAAGGGGCAGGATACGAGCGAGCTCTCGTTCGTCGACTGCCGGGTGCCCGCGGAGAACCTGCTCGGGGGCGAGGGCCGCGGCTTCAAGATGCTGATGGAGAAGCTCCAGCAGGAGCGGCTCTGCATCGGCATCGCGTCGGTCGCCTCGGCCCGGCGATCGCTCCAGGACACCATCGACTACGTCAAGGAGCGGAAGGCCTTCGGCAAGCCCATCGGCACGTTCCAGAACACGCAGTTCAAGCTCGCCGAGATGCAGACCGAGGTCGAGATCGGTCAGGCCTTCGTCGACAAGCTCCTCGTCGCCCACGTGAACGGCGACGAGATCGTCTCCGAGGTCTCGATGTCGAAGTGGTGGGCGAGTGATCTCCAGAAGAAGGTCGCCGCCGAGTGTCTCCAGCTCTTCGGAGGCTACGGCTTCATGGACGAGTACCCGATCTCCCGCGACTACGCGGACGCCGCGGTCCAATCGATCTACGCCGGCAGCAATGAGATCATGAAGGTGATCATCGCCAAGCGGATGGGACTCGGCTGA
- a CDS encoding GNAT family N-acetyltransferase, translating into MTVAIEDVLARSPASPSPDTVTELFAGRLDDRWLDASCRLSGIADARRGDYRAILERCLATQKAVLFGRTERAGAVVSIAMGSVVEDAVSLVAVATVPSSRGQRLAESVLRTILFAAREHDAEFALLNVEAPNQPARRLYERMGFAERYRYWYRERSAGAVSRGTPRSGSSHRR; encoded by the coding sequence ATGACCGTCGCGATCGAGGACGTGCTCGCTCGTTCGCCGGCATCCCCCTCGCCCGATACGGTCACGGAGCTGTTTGCCGGTCGACTCGACGATCGCTGGCTCGACGCCTCGTGCCGGCTCTCGGGGATCGCGGACGCACGCCGGGGAGACTACCGGGCGATCCTCGAGCGCTGTCTCGCGACCCAGAAGGCGGTGCTCTTCGGCAGGACCGAACGAGCGGGGGCGGTCGTGTCGATCGCGATGGGCTCGGTGGTCGAGGACGCGGTCTCGCTCGTGGCGGTCGCGACGGTCCCGTCGAGCCGGGGACAGCGTCTCGCGGAGTCCGTCCTCCGGACGATCCTCTTCGCCGCGCGAGAGCACGACGCAGAGTTCGCGCTCCTGAACGTCGAGGCGCCGAACCAACCGGCTCGGCGCCTCTACGAACGCATGGGTTTCGCGGAGCGCTACCGGTACTGGTACCGCGAGCGTTCCGCCGGCGCGGTCTCGCGCGGGACCCCTAGAAGCGGTAGCTCCCACCGACGCTGA
- a CDS encoding porin family protein: MSNEPQPKRKRMSQQRIACAALTAALAGLLVALPAAAQQDSSWDSAQRTRQSDQRDDAYSFVGPYIQAAVSIGRIDFDGSVDSDASGGFGLTGGYRLMPWIAAEAHFQLLGGEDNVELGPFERDSLFWGFTFGPKVYPFAVIENSGLPDEIQPYAFVGIGGGEIDVDGSDEESAFIGRFILGIDYWFDEHLGMFVEGGGFAFDDDDVDGVGVFSVGGSYRF; this comes from the coding sequence ATGTCGAACGAGCCCCAGCCGAAGCGGAAGCGGATGTCCCAGCAGCGGATCGCCTGCGCCGCGCTCACCGCCGCCCTCGCCGGCCTCCTCGTCGCGCTGCCCGCCGCGGCTCAGCAGGACTCGAGCTGGGACAGCGCCCAGCGCACTCGGCAGAGCGACCAGCGGGACGACGCCTATTCGTTCGTGGGCCCCTACATCCAGGCGGCGGTGTCGATCGGCCGGATCGACTTCGACGGCAGCGTCGACAGCGATGCCAGCGGAGGCTTTGGCCTGACCGGCGGCTACCGGCTGATGCCGTGGATCGCCGCGGAGGCGCATTTCCAGCTCCTGGGCGGCGAGGACAACGTCGAGCTCGGCCCCTTCGAGCGCGACAGCCTGTTCTGGGGCTTCACCTTCGGCCCCAAGGTCTATCCCTTCGCCGTGATCGAGAACTCGGGTCTGCCCGACGAGATCCAACCCTATGCCTTCGTCGGAATCGGCGGCGGCGAGATCGACGTCGACGGGTCCGACGAGGAGAGCGCGTTCATCGGACGCTTCATCCTCGGGATCGACTACTGGTTCGACGAACACCTGGGCATGTTCGTCGAAGGCGGCGGCTTCGCCTTCGACGACGACGACGTCGACGGCGTCGGCGTGTTCAGCGTCGGTGGGAGCTACCGCTTCTAG
- a CDS encoding LL-diaminopimelate aminotransferase — protein sequence MARVNDNYLKLAAGYLFPEISRRMDVFTSANPDADVIKLGIGDVVLPLGDAVRQAMHDAIDEMATADGFRGYGPSEGYDFLREAIAENDFGARGVKIDPSEIYASDGSKCDSANIQEIFADDCSLAVSDPVYPVYVDTNVMAGRTGAPDEGGRYAGITYLPCTEESGFMPALPDAPVDLVYLCSPNNPTGTVAPKEELAKWVEWARANEAILLFDAAYERFITEDHLPHSIYEIDGARECAIEFRSFSKTAGFTGIRCAYIVIPEELKGRDANGDQVPVSTLWGRRTNTKFNGISYPVQRGAEAIYSAEGAKEVQANIDYYMANATLIKEGLSKAGFTTFGGVNAPYVWLKTPDGQDSWQFFDALLSQAHVVGTPGSGFGACGEGYFRLSAFGIREKVEEAIERITKSF from the coding sequence ATGGCACGAGTCAACGACAACTACCTGAAGCTGGCCGCCGGCTACCTCTTTCCCGAAATCTCCCGCCGGATGGACGTCTTCACGTCCGCGAACCCCGACGCCGACGTGATCAAGCTCGGGATCGGCGACGTCGTCCTTCCGCTCGGAGACGCGGTCCGCCAGGCGATGCACGATGCGATCGACGAGATGGCGACCGCCGACGGCTTCCGAGGCTACGGCCCGAGCGAGGGCTACGACTTCCTGCGCGAGGCGATCGCGGAGAACGACTTTGGCGCGCGGGGCGTGAAGATCGACCCGAGCGAGATCTACGCCTCCGACGGCTCCAAGTGCGACTCCGCGAACATCCAGGAGATCTTCGCGGACGACTGCTCCCTCGCAGTCTCGGACCCGGTCTACCCGGTCTACGTCGACACGAACGTGATGGCGGGCCGAACCGGCGCGCCGGACGAGGGGGGCCGCTACGCGGGCATCACCTACCTGCCCTGCACCGAAGAGTCCGGCTTCATGCCGGCGCTCCCGGACGCCCCCGTCGACCTCGTCTACCTCTGCTCGCCGAACAACCCGACGGGCACCGTCGCGCCGAAGGAAGAGCTCGCGAAGTGGGTCGAATGGGCGCGGGCGAACGAGGCGATCCTCCTCTTCGATGCCGCCTACGAGCGCTTCATCACCGAGGATCACCTGCCCCACTCGATCTACGAGATCGACGGCGCGCGGGAGTGCGCGATCGAGTTCCGGAGCTTCTCGAAGACCGCAGGCTTCACCGGCATCCGCTGCGCCTACATCGTGATCCCCGAGGAGCTGAAGGGCCGGGACGCGAACGGCGACCAGGTCCCCGTATCGACGCTCTGGGGCCGCCGCACGAACACCAAGTTCAACGGCATCTCCTACCCGGTCCAGCGCGGCGCGGAGGCGATCTACTCCGCCGAGGGCGCCAAGGAAGTCCAGGCGAACATCGACTACTACATGGCGAACGCGACCCTGATCAAGGAGGGGCTCTCGAAGGCGGGCTTCACCACCTTCGGTGGCGTGAACGCCCCCTACGTCTGGCTGAAGACGCCGGACGGCCAGGACTCGTGGCAGTTCTTCGACGCCCTGCTCTCGCAGGCCCACGTCGTCGGCACCCCCGGCTCGGGCTTCGGCGCCTGCGGCGAGGGCTACTTCCGGCTCTCCGCCTTCGGCATTCGCGAGAAGGTCGAAGAGGCGATCGAGCGGATCACGAAGAGCTTCTAG
- a CDS encoding glutaredoxin → MTAQETDSAGKHGTLALYGYPQCPYCARVLQAIEELDLDVPLRNTMQEPGYRAAVVEATGRGTVPVLRIDGEDGEVEWLPESADIIRYLVDNYA, encoded by the coding sequence ATGACGGCGCAGGAAACGGATTCGGCAGGCAAGCACGGGACGCTGGCCCTCTACGGCTATCCGCAATGCCCCTACTGTGCGCGCGTGCTCCAGGCGATCGAGGAGCTCGACCTCGATGTCCCGCTTCGCAACACGATGCAGGAGCCGGGCTACCGCGCCGCCGTCGTCGAGGCGACCGGTCGCGGAACAGTTCCGGTCCTTCGGATCGACGGCGAGGACGGCGAGGTCGAATGGCTGCCGGAGTCGGCGGACATCATCCGCTACCTCGTCGACAACTACGCCTGA